The Deltaproteobacteria bacterium region AGGTCTTCCGGCCGCGCCCCGATCCCCAGGTGGTACAGGATGACGTCGCGATCGTCGTATTCGTGCACCGTCGCGCCGTTGGATTTCCCGACCCGGTCCAGGCGGATCACGCGCCTCCCCCCGCTACCATTTCAGCCCGCCGCCGCATACGATCGTCTGGCCGCTGATGTAGTTGGATTCCGGGGAGCAGAAGAGGTAGACCGCGTCCGCCGCCTCCTCGGGGGTGCCGGCCCGCCCCAGGGGGATCAGCTGATCCTCCATCGCCTGGATGAACCCGGGCTGGATCCCCACATGGATCTCCTTCTCCTCCACCCGGATCGTGGCCTCCCCGCCCGTCAGCGGCTGGGTCAGCCGGGTCCGGATCAGGCCGAAGGCCACGCAGTTGACGTTGACCTTGTACCGTCCCCATTCCTTGCATAATGTCTGGGTCAGGCCGGTCAGGCCCGATTTGGCGGCGGCGTAGTTGGCCTGCCCCGCGTTCCCGCCCAGGCCGGCGACCGAGGAGATGTTCACCACCTTGCGGAACCGTTCCCTGCCTTCCTTCGCCTCTTTCTTCGCGGAGTCGCGGATGAAGGGGGTCGCCGCCCGCAGGATCCGGAACGGGGCCGTCAGGTGGACGGCCAGCATCGCCTCCCACTGTTCGTCCGTCATCTTCTGCACGACGCTGTCCCACGTGTAACCCGCGTTGTTGACGATGATGTCGAGCCCTCCGAAGGCTTCGATGGCCGCCCGGACGAACCGTTCCGCGAACCCCCCGGCGGTGACGTTCCCCGCGCAGGGAATCGCCTCGCCCCCGCCTGCCCGGATCGCCATCACCGTCTCGTCCGCGGGCCCCTCGTCGAGGTCGTTGACCACGACGCGTGCCCCCTCGCGGGCCAGCTTCAGCGCGATCGCCCGGCCGATGCCCCGGCCCGCGCCGGAAACGATCGCGACGTTCCCTTCCAGTTTTCCCATGACGGATGCCTCCTGCCGGTTGGGGCGCGCTCAGTCCGCGCCGTACAGCGTGACGACGCAGGCGCCCCCGAGCCCCAGGTTGTGCTGGAGGGCGTGGCGGGCGCCTTCGACCTGCCGGGAACCGGCCTGCCCCCGGAGCTGCCAGACCAGCTCGGCGCATTGGGCGACGCCCGTGGCGCCCAAGGGGTGTCCCTTCGAGAGCAACCCGCCGGACGGGTTGGTGACCACCTTGCCTCCGTACGTGTTGTCGCCGTCGTGGATGAACTTCTCCGCCGTGCCCTCGGGGGTGAGTCCCAGCGCCTCGTAGGAGATCAGCTCGTTCACTGTGAAGCAGTCGTGCAGTTCCGCGACGTCCACGTCTTCCGGGCCGATCCCGGCGGTTTCGTACACCTTTCTCGCGGCGTCTCGGGTCATCCCGTAGCCGATGACGTGCATCGGGCTCTCCGCGAAGGAGTCCTCGCGGTCCGTCGTCATCGCCTGCGCGGCGACGGCGACCCGCGTGTCCAGCCCGTGCCGCCGGGCGAACGCGGGGGAGCAGAGCACCGCGGCGGCCGCCCCGCACGTGGGCGGGCAGCACTGGAGCCGGGTCAGCGGCTCGGCGACCATCGGCGAGGCGAGGACTTCCTCCACCGTGACCGGTTGCCGGAAGATGGCGAACGGGTTGTTCGCCGCGTGCTTCCGCGCCTTGCAGGAGATCTTCGCGAACGACTCCGGGCGTATCCCGTATTTTTCCCGGTATTCCCGCGCGGCCGCGCAAAACAGCTGCGGAGCCATCGGGATGGAGTCGTCCCATCCCCCGAGGCGACGCAGGGTGTCGATGAACCGGGATAGCGGCGTGGGGCGATCCGTCCACCTCTCCACCAGCGCCCCCGGCGTCATCTGCTCGAACCCCATGGCCAGCGCGCATTCCGCCGATCCGCTCTCCACCGCCTGGCGAGCCAGAAACAGCGCCGTGGATCCGGTGGCGCAGTTGTTGTTCACGTTCACCACCGGGATCCCGGTCAGGCCCATCGCGTACACCGCGGCCTGACCGCACGTCGAATCGCCGTAGACGTACCCGACGTACGCCTGTTCCACCCGGGAGTAGTCGATCCCCGCGTCCTTCAAGGCCGCCCGGCCGGCGCTGGACCCCATCAAATCGTAGGAATCGCTTTTCCCGGGTTTTGCGAACGGCACCATCCCGACGCCGACGACGAGAACCTTCCCTCCCATCCCCATCTCTCCTCCCGCTACGGCTTCTTCATCCCGACCATGTCGAAGAACTTTTCCGGGATGTCCTTTGGATTCTTGTAGAAGAAGTGGACGCACGGATCGCCGGGGTTCCGGGGGAACGGATTCTCGTGGTCGTGGCACCACAACGGCTCGCCGGTCGCCTGCATCGGCAGGACCATGTGCCCCCAGACGCAGTGGCCGCAGTACAGCGGCATCCCGTCCTTCGAGAAGGTGTGGAATCCGGCTTTCGTGTACTTTCTTTCCCCGAGGATGCCGTCGTAGATCCGGCGGTTCACCATCTGCCCGCCGCTGCCGCACGGATCCTGCGTCATGATGAATTTCTCGTCGTCCTCCGCGACGGTCCACGCACCGCAATGCTGCCGCCAGACGTCCACGATGAATTCCATCCAGGCCTTCATCCCGCCCTGTTCCAGCAGGGTCCGCTTGCAGGCGTAAAGCGGCTCGATGAACGACTTCACCGCCTCCTTCAGGATCCCCGGGATCTGTTCTTCGCCGAACCGCTCGTGAATGATGGAGAGGAGCCTCGGCACGAACGCCACGTACATGTCGTGGATGTATTCCTTGGTCTCCTCGTTCCTCCGGACCCAGTGCCGGGCGCCTTCGATGTCGCCCCGATCCAGCGCCTCCAGGGCGAGCCGGTTGAAGTTCTTCCCCATCTCCTCGAGCTGCGCGTCCGTGAACGTCCTGTTTCCGTGCTCTCTCACCGTCGGGCACCTCCATGGTTCGCGATGCGGATCGTCGCCGTTTCCCGCCGCCGGGTCCGGATTCTCCTACGGGAGGGTGTACCCTCCGTCCGCGGCGAAGGTCTGCCCGGTGATGAAGGATGCCTCTCCGGAGCACAGCCAGACGGCGGTCGAGGCGACATCCTCCGGGGTGCCGAACCGCCCCCGGTCACCAGCGCCACCTTGCCTTTCATGCGACTGTCCCCTTCCGCGGCGTCGGCGGCCGGCACGTCATTCCGGCTTCTTCCTGCCGATGCGGTCGTAATACTTCGCCGGGATCTTCTTCGGGTCCTTGTAGATGTGGTACACGCAGGGATCTCCCGGCTTCTTCGGGAACGGGGAGACGTGGATCCAGAATTGCGCGCCGGCCCCGGCGACGTCCACCGGGTAGGCTTCGTGGACGATGGGACAGTGCGCGCAATAGATCGGGACGTTCTCCTCGCCCCAGGTGTGCGGTCCGGCCTTCTTCAGTTTGCGGTAGCCGAAGGGGCCGTCGTAGGCCCCCATGTTGACCAGCCGGCCGCCGCTGCCGCACGGGTTCATCGTCAGGATGAATTTCTCGTCGTCCTCTTCCATGGTCATCCCCGGCGGCATGTGCATCGTGTGCTGACGCCAGACGTCCATGATGTATTCGATCCACCCCCGCATCCCCTTCTCTTCGAGGATCTTCGCTCTCGCGTCGAGGAACGGGCGCGACCAGCCGGAAGGCCCCAGGCAGGAGGTTTCCTTCAGCACGGATACCGCGGAATCCTCCCCCCACCGGTCGTGGATCGACGACAGCAGGGCGGTGATCCAGTGAAGATACAGGTCGTGGATGACGTCCTTCGTCTCCTTCTGCTTCCTGCACCAGAACCTGGCCTTCTCGACGTCCCCCCTCTCGAGCGCCTCCAGGGCGAGGTCCATGCAGTCCTTCGAGAATTCCGCCAACTCCGCTTTCGTGAAGATCCTCTTTCCGGGCATCCTTTCCTCCTCCTGTGTGCTCTTTGCCCCTGCCGGACGCCTGGCGGTCCCTATTCGGGCACGGCCATGGGCCCGATGGTCATGCCGCCGTCGAACACGATGTTCTCGCCGTAACAGTACGTTCCCTCCACCAGCAGCCAGTACGCCAGTCCCGCCAGCTCCTCGACGGTCCCGATGCGCCGGGCCGGGATCTTCGTGTCCGAAAGGTATTCGGCGGCCGCGCCGAAATATTCGTCGAACATGTCCGTCCTGAAGAAACCGGGGCAGATCCCGTTGACCCGGATCTTCAGCGGCGCGCATTCGATCGCGTGCCCCTTCACCATTCCCACGACGGCGTGCTTGGAGGCGGCGTAGTCGGCCGCTCCCGGGAATGCGACGGTCCCGGAAATGGAGGAGTTGTACACGATGGAGCCGCCGCCGTTCTTCGCCATGTTCCGGACGGCCCGCCGGGTGCAGTACCATTGCCCGATGACGTTCACCCG contains the following coding sequences:
- a CDS encoding SDR family oxidoreductase; its protein translation is MGNIFITGGSRGMGRAVAMKFAREGHNVAITFEKNRTAAEEVVSQVRSLGKDALALAMDIGRPESIDAAFDAFETRFGKLDYLFNNVGIFLGQKPLADQTWQGWETLLRVNVIGQWYCTRRAVRNMAKNGGGSIVYNSSISGTVAFPGAADYAASKHAVVGMVKGHAIECAPLKIRVNGICPGFFRTDMFDEYFGAAAEYLSDTKIPARRIGTVEELAGLAYWLLVEGTYCYGENIVFDGGMTIGPMAVPE
- a CDS encoding lipid-transfer protein, giving the protein MGGKVLVVGVGMVPFAKPGKSDSYDLMGSSAGRAALKDAGIDYSRVEQAYVGYVYGDSTCGQAAVYAMGLTGIPVVNVNNNCATGSTALFLARQAVESGSAECALAMGFEQMTPGALVERWTDRPTPLSRFIDTLRRLGGWDDSIPMAPQLFCAAAREYREKYGIRPESFAKISCKARKHAANNPFAIFRQPVTVEEVLASPMVAEPLTRLQCCPPTCGAAAAVLCSPAFARRHGLDTRVAVAAQAMTTDREDSFAESPMHVIGYGMTRDAARKVYETAGIGPEDVDVAELHDCFTVNELISYEALGLTPEGTAEKFIHDGDNTYGGKVVTNPSGGLLSKGHPLGATGVAQCAELVWQLRGQAGSRQVEGARHALQHNLGLGGACVVTLYGAD
- a CDS encoding SDR family oxidoreductase translates to MGKLEGNVAIVSGAGRGIGRAIALKLAREGARVVVNDLDEGPADETVMAIRAGGGEAIPCAGNVTAGGFAERFVRAAIEAFGGLDIIVNNAGYTWDSVVQKMTDEQWEAMLAVHLTAPFRILRAATPFIRDSAKKEAKEGRERFRKVVNISSVAGLGGNAGQANYAAAKSGLTGLTQTLCKEWGRYKVNVNCVAFGLIRTRLTQPLTGGEATIRVEEKEIHVGIQPGFIQAMEDQLIPLGRAGTPEEAADAVYLFCSPESNYISGQTIVCGGGLKW